The following proteins are co-located in the Silene latifolia isolate original U9 population chromosome 1, ASM4854445v1, whole genome shotgun sequence genome:
- the LOC141587995 gene encoding uncharacterized protein LOC141587995, whose translation MVNYAQWGTGPWLVHGDFNNVHYPDERIGTGISWSEIRQFHDACNVSCLQTMKTVGAFFTWNNKHDVGTRVFSRLDRVLHNDEWLVEYPDCFAHFLPGGLYDHSPCIISTREQSLSKPKAFKYLICGLWMGNFIMWFIMCGIKRSQVSEKALFCIQEELRSNPTNPTLNENERVASQEVQQLLKEKQMFLSQKSNLQWVMEGEDNSAYFHSVIKKRRSSNKVFQIQDVMGNTIT comes from the exons ATGGTTAATTATGCTCAATGGGGTACTGGTCCTTGGCTGGTTCATGGTGACTTCAACAATGTTCACTACCCTGATGAGAGGATTGGTACTGGTATTAGTTGGTCAGAGATTAGACAGTTCCATGATGCTTGTAATGTAAGCTGTCTGCAAAcaatgaaaacagtgggagctttttttacttggaataacaagcatGATGTGGGCACAAGAGTTTTCAGTAGGCTTGATAGAGTGTTGCATAATGATGAGTGGTTGGTTGAGTACCCTGATTGTTTTGCCCATTTTTTGCCTGGGGGGTTATATGATCACTCCCCTTGTATCATCAGTACCAGGGAGCAATCTTTAAGCAAACCTAAGGCTTTTAAATACTTAATATGTGGTCTTTGGATGGGGAATTTCATAATGTGGTTCATAATGTGTGGCATCAAAAGGTCTCAG GTTTCTGAGAAGGCTCTCTTCTGTATTCAAGAGGAGCTCCGCAGTAACCCTACTAATCCTACTTTGAATGAAAATGAAAGGGTGGCTAGTCAGGAGGTGCAACAACTGTTGAAAGAAAAACAGATGTTCTTAAGTCAAAAATCTAATCTTCAGTGGGTTATGGAAGGGGAGGATAATTCAGCCTACTTTCATTCTGTTATTAAAAAGAGAAGGTCCAGTAATAAAGTGTTTCAGATACAGGATGTGATGGGAAACACTATTACATAG